A window of the Chloroflexota bacterium genome harbors these coding sequences:
- a CDS encoding 4Fe-4S dicluster domain-containing protein → MIICNNGDDVLEFEALEDEDVEEDEGLPLQGERTRAGGAVTGRGVEVEWQVPAAVSAFGDLLEETSGVDTNVCYQCRKCVSGCPVAYAMDYTPVQLLHAVRLGLKDLVLGSATIWLCASCETCVTRCPQNVDIVKAMDSLRVMALRSGVKSAVPEVAGFYRSSLQNIRLFGRMYELGLIAQLKLSTRQFAKDLDLGAQMMKKGKLKLLPEFASLGAARRVVSRASKLEGK, encoded by the coding sequence ATGATAATCTGCAATAACGGTGATGACGTCCTGGAGTTTGAAGCCCTGGAGGATGAGGATGTGGAAGAGGACGAAGGCCTGCCATTGCAGGGGGAGCGCACCAGAGCCGGCGGGGCGGTGACAGGCAGGGGGGTTGAAGTGGAATGGCAGGTCCCGGCCGCAGTCTCTGCGTTTGGAGACCTCCTGGAGGAGACCAGCGGTGTGGACACCAATGTGTGCTACCAGTGCCGGAAGTGTGTTAGCGGGTGTCCGGTGGCCTATGCCATGGACTATACCCCTGTCCAGCTTCTCCATGCCGTCCGGCTGGGGCTGAAGGACCTGGTCCTGGGCAGCGCCACCATCTGGCTCTGCGCCTCCTGCGAGACCTGCGTCACCCGTTGCCCGCAGAATGTGGACATAGTCAAGGCCATGGACTCTCTCCGGGTCATGGCCCTGCGCAGCGGGGTCAAGTCGGCGGTGCCCGAGGTGGCCGGGTTCTACCGCTCCTCCCTCCAGAATATCCGCCTCTTCGGCCGGATGTATGAGCTGGGGCTGATTGCCCAGTTGAAGCTGTCCACCCGCCAGTTCGCTAAAGACCTGGACTTGGGGGCACAGATGATGAAGAAGGGGAAGCTAAAGCTGCTGCCGGAGTTTGCCAGCCTGGGCGCTGCCCGGAGGGTCGTCTCCCGGGCCAGTAAGCTGGAGGGAAAGTGA